A window of the Citrus sinensis cultivar Valencia sweet orange chromosome 9, DVS_A1.0, whole genome shotgun sequence genome harbors these coding sequences:
- the LOC102619389 gene encoding F-box protein At-B isoform X1 — protein sequence METVPSAVLNKEILGRLDIEALCSLACVNRALRFSVESQALPSLSSLHLSTISPGGQTLIHILGRCKALCSLTLNCLRLQDHSLCAFLTPRIRELNLWCCSSLSYQILASIGHNCPNLRVLMLELADKESPHVFENNLAIMLTSCLQLESLSLKIRGFGVEVDACAFQSIIFFLPSTIKSLKLQPVLERDAFFLIRRIGRNLMETVQPPILTSSYYSSFNLRSLSLVLDVITDELLITITASLPFLVELDLEDRPNTEPLARLDLTSSGLQSLGSCHHLTGLSLTRCRHNHQGTFKRVNDMGMFLLSEGCKGLESVRLGGFSKVSDAGFAAILLSCHSLKKFEVRSASFLSDLAFHDLTGVPCALVEVRLLWCRLITSETVKKLASSRNLEVLDLGGCKSIADTCLRSISCLRKLTALNLTGADITDSGLSILAQGNLPIMNLCLRGCKRVTDKGISHLLCVGGTISQSLTTLDLGYMPGISDDGILTIAAAGIGIIDLCVRSCFYVTDASVEALARKQPDQEKSKQLRRLDLCNCIGLSVDSLRWLKRPSFRGLHWLGIGQTRLASKGNPVITEIHNERPWLTFCLDGCEIGCHDGWQFHESGFI from the exons atggagacAGTGCCTAGCGCAGTGTTAAACAAAGAGATACTGGGAAGATTGGACATTGAGGCGCTATGCTCGCTTGCATGTGTCAACAGAGCTTTACGCTTCTCAGTGGAGTCCCAAGCACTTCCTTCTTTGTCTTCTCTTCATCTCAGC ACTATATCTCCCGGTGGCCAGACTCTGATTCACATTCTGGGTCGGTGCAAAGCCCTCTGCAGTCTCACACTCAACTGCCTCCGCCTCCAAGATCACTCACTGTGCGCTTTCCTTACTCCAAGAATCCGTGAGCTGAATTTATGGTGCTGCTCCTCGCTGTCGTATCAAATCCTTGCTTCCATTGGACATAACTGTCCCAATCTTAG GGTGCTTATGCTGGAATTGGCAGACAAGGAATCACCTCATGTATTCGAAAATAATCTTGCCATAATGCTTACTAGTTGCTTGCAATTGGAA TCTCTTTCTCTCAAAATTCGAGGATTTGGGGTTGAGGTTGATGCATGTGCATTCCAGTCCATTATATTTTTCCTTCCCAGTACTATCAAATCACTGAAGTTGCAGCCAGTACTTGAGCGTGATGCATTCTTTCTCATAAGGAGAATCGGTAGAAACCTTATGGAGACAGTGCAACCCCCCATCCTTACTTCCTCATACTACTCCAGTTTCAACTTGCGGAGCTTGTCACTTGTTTTAGATGTAATAACTGATGAGTTGCTTATAACCATCACCGCGTCTCTTCCTTTTCTGGTAGAGTTGGATCTTGAGGACAGACCAAACACGGAACCATTGGCACGCCTTGACTTAACCAGCAGCGGGCTTCAGTCCCTTGGTTCCTGTCATCATTTGACTGGCCTCTCTCTTACTCGATGTAGACACAATCACCAAGGAACATTTAAAAGAGTAAACGATATGGGCATGTTTCTACTTTCTGAAGGTTGCAAAGGCCTGGAGTCGGTGAGACTTGGTGGATTCTCCAAAGTAAGTGATGCTGGTTTTGCTGCAATTTTACTTTCCTGCCAcagcttaaaaaaatttgaagtccGTAGTGCCTCTTTTCTGTCAGATTTGGCATTTCATGATCTCACTGGGGTTCCATGTGCCCTTGTTGAGGTGAGATTATTATGGTGCAGGCTAATAACTAGTGAAACTGTGAAGAAATTAGCCTCCTCTAGGAACTTGGAGGTTCTTGATCTAGGTGGTTGCAAGAGCATTGCAGATACGTGCCTTAGATCTATTTCATGTCTCCGAAAGTTAACTGCACTGAATCTCACAGGAGCTGATATTACTGATTCTGGTTTATCCATTCTTGCTCAGGGGAATCTGCCTATCATGAATTTGTGTCTTAGAGGCTGTAAGAGGGTGACTGACAAGGGAATTTCTCATTTGCTGTGCGTTGGAGGGACAATTAGCCAATCTTTGACAACCCTGGATTTAGGTTACATGCCAGGTATATCAGATGATGGGATTCTGACAATTGCCGCAGCTGGTATAGGGATTATTGATTTGTGTGTTAGATCTTGCTTTTATGTGACTGATGCTTCAGTGGAAGCATTGGCTAGAAAGCAACCGGACCAAGAGAAGAGTAAACAACTAAGAAGGCTTGATCTTTGCAACTGCATTGGTTTGTCAGTTGATTCACTAAGATGGCTAAAAAGGCCTTCATTTCGAGGATTACATTGGCTTGGTATTGGACAGACTCGTTTGGCTAGCAAAGGAAATCCTGTTATCACAGAAATTCACAATGAACGACCATGGCTGACGTTTTGCTTGGATGGCTGTGAAATAGGATGCCATGATGGATGGCAGTTCCATGAATCAGGATTTATTTGA
- the LOC102619389 gene encoding F-box protein At-B isoform X3 gives METVPSAVLNKEILGRLDIEALCSLACVNRALRFSVESQALPSLSSLHLSTISPGGQTLIHILGRCKALCSLTLNCLRLQDHSLCAFLTPRIRELNLWCCSSLSYQILASIGHNCPNLRVLMLELADKESPHVFENNLAIMLTSCLQLESLSLKIRGFGVEVDACAFQSIIFFLPSTIKSLKLQPVLERDAFFLIRRIGRNLMETVQPPILTSSYYSSFNLRSLSLVLDVITDELLITITASLPFLVELDLEDRPNTEPLARLDLTSSGLQSLGSCHHLTGLSLTRCRHNHQGTFKRVNDMGMFLLSEGCKGLESVRLGGFSKGNLPIMNLCLRGCKRVTDKGISHLLCVGGTISQSLTTLDLGYMPGISDDGILTIAAAGIGIIDLCVRSCFYVTDASVEALARKQPDQEKSKQLRRLDLCNCIGLSVDSLRWLKRPSFRGLHWLGIGQTRLASKGNPVITEIHNERPWLTFCLDGCEIGCHDGWQFHESGFI, from the exons atggagacAGTGCCTAGCGCAGTGTTAAACAAAGAGATACTGGGAAGATTGGACATTGAGGCGCTATGCTCGCTTGCATGTGTCAACAGAGCTTTACGCTTCTCAGTGGAGTCCCAAGCACTTCCTTCTTTGTCTTCTCTTCATCTCAGC ACTATATCTCCCGGTGGCCAGACTCTGATTCACATTCTGGGTCGGTGCAAAGCCCTCTGCAGTCTCACACTCAACTGCCTCCGCCTCCAAGATCACTCACTGTGCGCTTTCCTTACTCCAAGAATCCGTGAGCTGAATTTATGGTGCTGCTCCTCGCTGTCGTATCAAATCCTTGCTTCCATTGGACATAACTGTCCCAATCTTAG GGTGCTTATGCTGGAATTGGCAGACAAGGAATCACCTCATGTATTCGAAAATAATCTTGCCATAATGCTTACTAGTTGCTTGCAATTGGAA TCTCTTTCTCTCAAAATTCGAGGATTTGGGGTTGAGGTTGATGCATGTGCATTCCAGTCCATTATATTTTTCCTTCCCAGTACTATCAAATCACTGAAGTTGCAGCCAGTACTTGAGCGTGATGCATTCTTTCTCATAAGGAGAATCGGTAGAAACCTTATGGAGACAGTGCAACCCCCCATCCTTACTTCCTCATACTACTCCAGTTTCAACTTGCGGAGCTTGTCACTTGTTTTAGATGTAATAACTGATGAGTTGCTTATAACCATCACCGCGTCTCTTCCTTTTCTGGTAGAGTTGGATCTTGAGGACAGACCAAACACGGAACCATTGGCACGCCTTGACTTAACCAGCAGCGGGCTTCAGTCCCTTGGTTCCTGTCATCATTTGACTGGCCTCTCTCTTACTCGATGTAGACACAATCACCAAGGAACATTTAAAAGAGTAAACGATATGGGCATGTTTCTACTTTCTGAAGGTTGCAAAGGCCTGGAGTCGGTGAGACTTGGTGGATTCTCCAAA GGGAATCTGCCTATCATGAATTTGTGTCTTAGAGGCTGTAAGAGGGTGACTGACAAGGGAATTTCTCATTTGCTGTGCGTTGGAGGGACAATTAGCCAATCTTTGACAACCCTGGATTTAGGTTACATGCCAGGTATATCAGATGATGGGATTCTGACAATTGCCGCAGCTGGTATAGGGATTATTGATTTGTGTGTTAGATCTTGCTTTTATGTGACTGATGCTTCAGTGGAAGCATTGGCTAGAAAGCAACCGGACCAAGAGAAGAGTAAACAACTAAGAAGGCTTGATCTTTGCAACTGCATTGGTTTGTCAGTTGATTCACTAAGATGGCTAAAAAGGCCTTCATTTCGAGGATTACATTGGCTTGGTATTGGACAGACTCGTTTGGCTAGCAAAGGAAATCCTGTTATCACAGAAATTCACAATGAACGACCATGGCTGACGTTTTGCTTGGATGGCTGTGAAATAGGATGCCATGATGGATGGCAGTTCCATGAATCAGGATTTATTTGA
- the LOC102619389 gene encoding F-box protein At-B isoform X2, producing the protein METVPSAVLNKEILGRLDIEALCSLACVNRALRFSVESQALPSLSSLHLSTISPGGQTLIHILGRCKALCSLTLNCLRLQDHSLCAFLTPRIRELNLWCCSSLSYQILASIGHNCPNLRVLMLELADKESPHVFENNLAIMLTSCLQLEPVLERDAFFLIRRIGRNLMETVQPPILTSSYYSSFNLRSLSLVLDVITDELLITITASLPFLVELDLEDRPNTEPLARLDLTSSGLQSLGSCHHLTGLSLTRCRHNHQGTFKRVNDMGMFLLSEGCKGLESVRLGGFSKVSDAGFAAILLSCHSLKKFEVRSASFLSDLAFHDLTGVPCALVEVRLLWCRLITSETVKKLASSRNLEVLDLGGCKSIADTCLRSISCLRKLTALNLTGADITDSGLSILAQGNLPIMNLCLRGCKRVTDKGISHLLCVGGTISQSLTTLDLGYMPGISDDGILTIAAAGIGIIDLCVRSCFYVTDASVEALARKQPDQEKSKQLRRLDLCNCIGLSVDSLRWLKRPSFRGLHWLGIGQTRLASKGNPVITEIHNERPWLTFCLDGCEIGCHDGWQFHESGFI; encoded by the exons atggagacAGTGCCTAGCGCAGTGTTAAACAAAGAGATACTGGGAAGATTGGACATTGAGGCGCTATGCTCGCTTGCATGTGTCAACAGAGCTTTACGCTTCTCAGTGGAGTCCCAAGCACTTCCTTCTTTGTCTTCTCTTCATCTCAGC ACTATATCTCCCGGTGGCCAGACTCTGATTCACATTCTGGGTCGGTGCAAAGCCCTCTGCAGTCTCACACTCAACTGCCTCCGCCTCCAAGATCACTCACTGTGCGCTTTCCTTACTCCAAGAATCCGTGAGCTGAATTTATGGTGCTGCTCCTCGCTGTCGTATCAAATCCTTGCTTCCATTGGACATAACTGTCCCAATCTTAG GGTGCTTATGCTGGAATTGGCAGACAAGGAATCACCTCATGTATTCGAAAATAATCTTGCCATAATGCTTACTAGTTGCTTGCAATTGGAA CCAGTACTTGAGCGTGATGCATTCTTTCTCATAAGGAGAATCGGTAGAAACCTTATGGAGACAGTGCAACCCCCCATCCTTACTTCCTCATACTACTCCAGTTTCAACTTGCGGAGCTTGTCACTTGTTTTAGATGTAATAACTGATGAGTTGCTTATAACCATCACCGCGTCTCTTCCTTTTCTGGTAGAGTTGGATCTTGAGGACAGACCAAACACGGAACCATTGGCACGCCTTGACTTAACCAGCAGCGGGCTTCAGTCCCTTGGTTCCTGTCATCATTTGACTGGCCTCTCTCTTACTCGATGTAGACACAATCACCAAGGAACATTTAAAAGAGTAAACGATATGGGCATGTTTCTACTTTCTGAAGGTTGCAAAGGCCTGGAGTCGGTGAGACTTGGTGGATTCTCCAAAGTAAGTGATGCTGGTTTTGCTGCAATTTTACTTTCCTGCCAcagcttaaaaaaatttgaagtccGTAGTGCCTCTTTTCTGTCAGATTTGGCATTTCATGATCTCACTGGGGTTCCATGTGCCCTTGTTGAGGTGAGATTATTATGGTGCAGGCTAATAACTAGTGAAACTGTGAAGAAATTAGCCTCCTCTAGGAACTTGGAGGTTCTTGATCTAGGTGGTTGCAAGAGCATTGCAGATACGTGCCTTAGATCTATTTCATGTCTCCGAAAGTTAACTGCACTGAATCTCACAGGAGCTGATATTACTGATTCTGGTTTATCCATTCTTGCTCAGGGGAATCTGCCTATCATGAATTTGTGTCTTAGAGGCTGTAAGAGGGTGACTGACAAGGGAATTTCTCATTTGCTGTGCGTTGGAGGGACAATTAGCCAATCTTTGACAACCCTGGATTTAGGTTACATGCCAGGTATATCAGATGATGGGATTCTGACAATTGCCGCAGCTGGTATAGGGATTATTGATTTGTGTGTTAGATCTTGCTTTTATGTGACTGATGCTTCAGTGGAAGCATTGGCTAGAAAGCAACCGGACCAAGAGAAGAGTAAACAACTAAGAAGGCTTGATCTTTGCAACTGCATTGGTTTGTCAGTTGATTCACTAAGATGGCTAAAAAGGCCTTCATTTCGAGGATTACATTGGCTTGGTATTGGACAGACTCGTTTGGCTAGCAAAGGAAATCCTGTTATCACAGAAATTCACAATGAACGACCATGGCTGACGTTTTGCTTGGATGGCTGTGAAATAGGATGCCATGATGGATGGCAGTTCCATGAATCAGGATTTATTTGA
- the LOC102619389 gene encoding F-box protein At-B isoform X4 gives MLELADKESPHVFENNLAIMLTSCLQLESLSLKIRGFGVEVDACAFQSIIFFLPSTIKSLKLQPVLERDAFFLIRRIGRNLMETVQPPILTSSYYSSFNLRSLSLVLDVITDELLITITASLPFLVELDLEDRPNTEPLARLDLTSSGLQSLGSCHHLTGLSLTRCRHNHQGTFKRVNDMGMFLLSEGCKGLESVRLGGFSKVSDAGFAAILLSCHSLKKFEVRSASFLSDLAFHDLTGVPCALVEVRLLWCRLITSETVKKLASSRNLEVLDLGGCKSIADTCLRSISCLRKLTALNLTGADITDSGLSILAQGNLPIMNLCLRGCKRVTDKGISHLLCVGGTISQSLTTLDLGYMPGISDDGILTIAAAGIGIIDLCVRSCFYVTDASVEALARKQPDQEKSKQLRRLDLCNCIGLSVDSLRWLKRPSFRGLHWLGIGQTRLASKGNPVITEIHNERPWLTFCLDGCEIGCHDGWQFHESGFI, from the exons ATGCTGGAATTGGCAGACAAGGAATCACCTCATGTATTCGAAAATAATCTTGCCATAATGCTTACTAGTTGCTTGCAATTGGAA TCTCTTTCTCTCAAAATTCGAGGATTTGGGGTTGAGGTTGATGCATGTGCATTCCAGTCCATTATATTTTTCCTTCCCAGTACTATCAAATCACTGAAGTTGCAGCCAGTACTTGAGCGTGATGCATTCTTTCTCATAAGGAGAATCGGTAGAAACCTTATGGAGACAGTGCAACCCCCCATCCTTACTTCCTCATACTACTCCAGTTTCAACTTGCGGAGCTTGTCACTTGTTTTAGATGTAATAACTGATGAGTTGCTTATAACCATCACCGCGTCTCTTCCTTTTCTGGTAGAGTTGGATCTTGAGGACAGACCAAACACGGAACCATTGGCACGCCTTGACTTAACCAGCAGCGGGCTTCAGTCCCTTGGTTCCTGTCATCATTTGACTGGCCTCTCTCTTACTCGATGTAGACACAATCACCAAGGAACATTTAAAAGAGTAAACGATATGGGCATGTTTCTACTTTCTGAAGGTTGCAAAGGCCTGGAGTCGGTGAGACTTGGTGGATTCTCCAAAGTAAGTGATGCTGGTTTTGCTGCAATTTTACTTTCCTGCCAcagcttaaaaaaatttgaagtccGTAGTGCCTCTTTTCTGTCAGATTTGGCATTTCATGATCTCACTGGGGTTCCATGTGCCCTTGTTGAGGTGAGATTATTATGGTGCAGGCTAATAACTAGTGAAACTGTGAAGAAATTAGCCTCCTCTAGGAACTTGGAGGTTCTTGATCTAGGTGGTTGCAAGAGCATTGCAGATACGTGCCTTAGATCTATTTCATGTCTCCGAAAGTTAACTGCACTGAATCTCACAGGAGCTGATATTACTGATTCTGGTTTATCCATTCTTGCTCAGGGGAATCTGCCTATCATGAATTTGTGTCTTAGAGGCTGTAAGAGGGTGACTGACAAGGGAATTTCTCATTTGCTGTGCGTTGGAGGGACAATTAGCCAATCTTTGACAACCCTGGATTTAGGTTACATGCCAGGTATATCAGATGATGGGATTCTGACAATTGCCGCAGCTGGTATAGGGATTATTGATTTGTGTGTTAGATCTTGCTTTTATGTGACTGATGCTTCAGTGGAAGCATTGGCTAGAAAGCAACCGGACCAAGAGAAGAGTAAACAACTAAGAAGGCTTGATCTTTGCAACTGCATTGGTTTGTCAGTTGATTCACTAAGATGGCTAAAAAGGCCTTCATTTCGAGGATTACATTGGCTTGGTATTGGACAGACTCGTTTGGCTAGCAAAGGAAATCCTGTTATCACAGAAATTCACAATGAACGACCATGGCTGACGTTTTGCTTGGATGGCTGTGAAATAGGATGCCATGATGGATGGCAGTTCCATGAATCAGGATTTATTTGA